The DNA segment ttatttataaattttactTTACTtagttgtttatttattaatatCAAACAACATGTTTGAATAATTCATTCCATTCCTTCGAGCTAACCAAATATGACAATGGAATGTATATTCGGCTTGTAAATTTGTCAAAGGATTTGTAACGTGTATAATGACAAATAACTGAATTGTCATTCATTAACTTCTTGTTCACGAAACTTGTAGAAATATTTTTGAGCTGCCCTTATATTTAATTCTCGTTCACAAAACTTGTACAAAAAATTTAATCATGAAAAGAAGAAACCAAAATAACATTAATAAAACATGGTTTTGAAAGGGTATTGTAGTCATTTATAGAAACAAGAGAGAATTGGAATTAAATTAGTAGTCATTTGCAACCAACGGCGGTAATGAAATGAAACTTAGGGGGCGTTTGATTAGCAGAAGGTTGTGAAAGGATTTGGGATCTGTCAAgaggtgggggtgggggtggggtgTGAGTTTGTGGGGTATGGGGTGGGAGTAAGTGTGTATttgtgggggtgggggtggggtggGTGTGGTGGGTTGGGGTGTAGAGGTGGGGATAGGTAGAGGTGTGTGGGGTGTGAGTGggtgtgtttatattttagaaaaaaattgaaattagaaaaatgtggaaaacaatgattatcggttttccaaaaatttccaacttctttgtaattttaataaaacggaaaattttcattttctatgaaaaatttagaaaaataaacGATCTAAATGCGTTTTCAAATTCTtatttttcttggaaaatttttcTGGAAAAAGGCCATTTTTCCGCAACTAAACGCAACCTACAAAATTTAACTCACTCTTGTGTTTCATTGACAAGAAAGGAAATGAAATGAGATTctattattttatgttttatatttgttcttattaatttaatgttgaaaaaacttttttaaatatttaaaataacattttaagatgacttttcacaaataaaaaaattaatttcagATAACAAAAAGTTGACCATACATATTGGCGAAGCAAAATTAACTCTTAATAAATTCTTTTCTGATGTAAAATATTACTCGTAAAATCAAATTTTTGATTTGTTGTAAAACTTGAAAGTTGAAATATCGAGAAACCAGAGGCAGAGAGAAAACGaattggttgttgtaataaatttAGAGGGTTAATGGTTATATGTAGATTAAATTTAGGATTAATGAATATTTGTGTAAATTTAATGAatgataaatgataggaattggACTCCATGACTTTTAGGAGGGAAAGTTGAATTCCCAGGGTAATGTATTTCATAATTTTAAGGGAATTCAATTCCATACACTTTTACAACCAAACACAAGAATCAGGAATAAACCAGAGTTGAATTTGAATTCCAATTCCATTAAATCACGGCCCCTTAATTCCATTTCCGGCAATTTCATAAGGAATCCCGCAAACCAAACACCCTCTTAAGATTATTAATGTGCCTCTCCTTTTAATCTATTTATAGACATTTTTACAACTCATTCCATAAGAAGCCTCTCCGTTTTTCCACAAGAATGTCCTTATTGGTCATTTTACattagtttattaaataattagatTCTGTCAAACACCTAAACAAATGagaattatatttttaaagtCGCATAGAATTAATACAAACTAGCTACATGGGCCGTTTAGTTGCGGAAAAATGAGCTGTTTTCTAGCTACATGGTTTTTTTTGGTAATTTTCAAATACACAGCCAATTTTATAAAATCCAATCATCTGATTCTGCCAATTTTATTATCACGTCATCACTTTCAAAACTCACATCCAAaggattatatttttttaaagtcaCATAGAATTAATAAATACAAACTAGCTACATGACAAGACATAATAGGTTATTCTGTGTTACCTATGCATTGGACTTGAACTGATGTCATCATGTCAATAGGacaaaactttttatttttttgtagaaCAAGGTGGAAAAGAGGCTCGCTCTCACTCTTGATCTCTTGTCTGTgcaaaagacgtgaatgcccttCTTGTCATTATTATCAAAAGTAGCCCAAGAAAGTTTGTCCAGTCCAGCCCAGTCCAGTAAAAATGATATTTGGTAACAGTCACACGAGATCTACAAATATAAAGTTGTTGATAGGAGCTAACCTGTCATAGCTAGAACCAATAAGTGGAATTGTAACCATTTCTTCCTGTGATATCTTAAGCTTAGGAGCTTGCAAGATATATCTCAGATCTTTAGCTTGGCGTCTAATACTCACACTTGGATGACTACTCTCCAGCTTCTTGTAAAGATCAATACAATCTTTATGGCGATTATTAGCTTCATAAGCCATAGCAAGCCATATCTGTATCTGAAAATTACCAAAAAACCATTATAGAGAAAGTCAttcaaaacaaaaaaccctaaaatggataCCAACCTCGCCACCAAACAAAGTGGGCCTTGGTATGATTGTGAGAGCACCTTCCAAGAACTCAATCGAACGCCCATACATACCCTTTCCATAAGCCCTTTGCCCCAAATCAAACATCAATTCAGCCATTTTCCTCCTTTCTGCTTGTTCTTTAGCAACCTATCAAGATAACAAGAAATTATGTGTTATTGGAACATGGGAATCCATATCGATAAATTGAGACACAAACCTACTTATTTGAAAATCGTTGGAAATCATTCACCTTTCTAACTTGGCTGCAAAATTGTTAATGTTTTAGACTACAGTTAAATCCACATATACGCAGAATGTGCAAAGATCCATTTGGATCACCAATTACATTCTTCTTTCATATTGCTGATGATCAATAAAGCTCTGTTACTAATGACATCAGTTACAATTATGTGTTGAAAATTTTAGGCAAGTAAAGATAACTAGGTTTTGGTTTCTGATAATGAATGAAGTTGTATTTTTGCTCAAAGGTAGTTATGAACTTGTTAAATCATCTCTAACACCCGTTTATGCCACAGAATTTCGAGGTTTTGGATCAAAGGCTATATATAGCGTGTAAATATCCAACGGAAATAAGCAAAAAACAACCTAGAACTAAGCTAACTATTCCTAGAGAATAGGTTCCTTTGATGACTAAGTTTTATTTAAAAACTGAATAAAACTTATACTAAATATTAACCCATACACATCCAGATTATCCAACAAAGAGGTTCAAAAAGATTATAGATCATAGAACTCAAGTCTTAAATAGTTCAGATTACTGCATAAGAAATCAAATAGAAAGTTTGAGATGGACGTAAAAAACACTATAGTTGTCACTTGTGTGTGCCTGTATACAATATTGCTGGACCAACATATAATGTATATACTAACCTTTCGGTCTTCCTCTATTGCAGATACAAGTATAACAAAAGAAATGATCATGCATGTCTGGAGCAGATTTATCATCTTCATTTTTCTTCTTCCGCACACAATTCAAGAATGGTTAAACCCAAAAGATTAAGTATGCATACATGAATCTCCATAGAGGatatttatataaattttaagCAGCAGGTTCAACTTTCGTATCTCTCACCTCTGCAAGGCATCTCTCTCTATCTTTCTATATATTTGTGTACCTCCCCATGTAAAACATCTTTTTTCCTCCATGTGTGCTCTGAGTCAAAGATTTACAATCTCCTATAAGAAACAAGGGATCAAAAGATAAAGATGGAAGTCATGTCTTGCCTAAACAAGAATGTTGAGCTGGTGCTAAATGTTACACAACCCTGCATTCTAACTTTTAGAAAGTTTCCTACTTGCATctatacaaacacaaacacatacacatactcATCGTGCATAACTATACACATACAATCTACTAAGAATGAAAAAGGAAactattttttcataaaaacactaacacaaacacatacacatacttGCATATATACAAACACAAACACGTATACATACAATACGTACATGCATAACTactatacacacacatacacatacttgcatgtatacaaacacaaacacatatacatacaatacgTACATGCATAACTACTATACACATACAATCTACTAAGAATGAAAAAGGAAACTCTTTTTAATAAAAGCTTAGCAGTTCGATATAAAAGGAGAATAATTTGAAAGGTTGATGCAATTATTGATGCCATATATGTAATAAAGTGAATCTTAAGCAAGTTATTAAGCATATTGTATATTTGAAGGGAATTGTTTTCTAGCGAAAGCTTTCAACTAATAGTAAaagatatatattattttttctcTTAATAGAACGGACAGCTAATGTTTTTTGGATAGTAGTAAAATTAATAGTGTTATATTTATCAAAGTTAGAAAACAAAACACAAAACTTAACATAATATGTTTACAATAATGCGCAATAGAATGACTGATTTTTCTTTGGTAACTAAACATAATTAGTAAACACACTGTTTTACCGGTTACGATACTTAAGGTGGTTTACTGATGATCTTTTGGAATTAAATAGTTCAAAAGAGTTTATCTGAGTTTGAATCCCGAAGATTTTAACATTGGGGTACCATGCCGATACAGTAAAACATTATATATTTACTAAGGCAACGTTTAACAGAGAAGTTTGTTCCTTGTTACCCTCCTCTAGTTCCTTGCcggagagttttttttttttatttttttttatttttttaataaatattttataaaaagctGCAGGTTCCAAAGAGAAAATAGGGTAAAATTCCTAAAAGATTGTGGAATAATGTTATGTAAAGACATGTAGTTTTATAAGtatggaaaatattttttttacattggTTGGTTTTTTGACCTCTCTAGCACAACAAGAAAAACGTTAATTGGCGACCACAAAAATCGCCGCTAAAGCTTACCGATAAAGAAAATACTTGTCCTAGCTACTGGCCCGTCGCGATTGCCAAAAAAATTGTCGCTAAAGATGCTTCTCACCACTAACAGTGTTGCTGCTAATGGTCgatcatttttatttaatttaaatcaaCCATTTGCGGGTTCAGAAAAACCGATAGATAACGACATTAAATAcagaaaacatgaaaaaataaAATGCAGAAAAACGAATAAATAACGAAATCCAATTAAGTACCAAAAGTGTTATTATTCATACATAtaccaaaataaataacaaaagtgTTATAAAGTTATGTTATAATAAATCTAACAAAACACAAACTTATTCAATAAATCATCATCTTCATTCCCCTCATTTCTTGCGGAACCACCTGGTGGGTTATTCGCCGCAAACCATGCTAGAAGTTCCACATCACATGAGCATTGATCAACGATTCttcaaatacataataaataacaacatataaactaataagttaaacAACATAAactaaactaataagttaacaCTTACCAAAATATAAGCAAACAAAAAATTACCAATATAAATCAATTATCAATTACATAGCAAACCAACAAACTATCAAATTACCATTTACCAAACTAACAAACTATTTACTTATGTTATAAGTTAAACAACCAACCATTTTAACAAACCAACAAACTAATAATTACAAATTTATCAAGATATTAACATAAACCAAACTTCCAAACTATCAAATTACCAAATTACAaagtaccaaaaaaaaaaaaaaaaacaattgtctagcatatctgggtgctggtctaccATTTCGGTCTCTTCAATCGGTAATTAtttagcatatatgggtgttggcttaccccttcggtctctttcaaacggtaacGCAGACTATTtcaccctctactactaccatatatcatcctagtacataaacacataagtcacatactatctagcatatatgggtgttggcctacctctTCGGTCATTTTGACCGATAACAGGGTCTATCCTACCCTTCCTACCACTatcgcataataacataacatactagcacataaaacataacagatagtggcataccagataattctcacaaagacaatcatcttaacTATAATCAacaactagtgggccgacattggtgccttcgacccactcttACTAGAAtataactcacctcaaatgttgtgaagtagctgaactgtcatcggctctgaaatcaaccccactcaaactcctacacataaaagaTTTCCTGTAACTAtactttcatactcataacccccttaagggtcaactttggtcaaagtcaaagtcaaattcaaagtaaacaccttggtcaaagtcaacattctgggttgactcaactcgctgagttgttcatcaacttgccgagttccataaatcataaaccctaaaagtgtgacccaactcgtcgagtttttcttgaactcgtcgagtttctcctatCAACAGAATCGAGACTTTCCAACCCCACTCATTGAGTCCGTCCTGAACTCGTTGAATCTTTCCTTTTTTTAGAATCGGCGCACTTCGATCCAACTCGTGGAGTTCCactctaaactcgtcgagttcttaagTCTGTTAAGctttcttaatggattaagtgactAATCTTCATATCTAAGCTCTATACTTAAGATATAGACTAGAAATATccttagaagggtaaagtttctaacttaacCCGTTAATAACCTTCCTCAAGATATTtatctcaaaccctaactctaaaagaTCTAGATCTTGGTCCAAAAGCCATCAATACTTCAGGATAGGGTGTACAAAAAAAGATATGGACCATAGAGACTAGATGAACACATAAAGCATTCAACTTTCTCTTCATGCATGGCcctttggagcttaaaaggaaAAAATGGTAgtctaaaggttgcatgggacttctatagccataaagtttgcacctttatgccatgaaagcccttcAAGACCCTATATCTGAAAAGGTAGTTACTTGGGACGTCTATTTCCCAAGGATCAagatatttggaccaaaaatccatTAAAAGTGTTAAGAAAGAGATCTAAGAATCATTTGacaagtttgagacttgcttaccaaaAAGTGACGAGGGTGAGGTGAAGTTTCTGGATCTACAAACTTCCTTCTTGAGTCCTCAAGGTTCAAACACATAAAACTCTCTCAAAGATAGCTCACAAACTCACAAAAAGCATTGGGgtttcaagatttagggtttggaacttggaggctgtaaatgaggccaacctatggaggttaaggtgtttacataggttgcaaaaccctaaaaattaggatttcattatgccagtcctactcgtcgagttgaggctctcaactcgtcgagtaaacttAACAACCCGTGTCCAACTCCattcctactcgacaagtttggggcctccaactcgtcgagtttctatacaaaaatgaataaatcttTAAATTAAATACCTACCAGGAACCGGGCGTTACAAATCT comes from the Lactuca sativa cultivar Salinas unplaced genomic scaffold, Lsat_Salinas_v11 Lsat_1_v11_unplaced_82, whole genome shotgun sequence genome and includes:
- the LOC128129568 gene encoding uncharacterized protein LOC128129568, which translates into the protein MKMINLLQTCMIISFVILVSAIEEDRKVAKEQAERRKMAELMFDLGQRAYGKGMYGRSIEFLEGALTIIPRPTLFGGEIQIWLAMAYEANNRHKDCIDLYKKLESSHPSVSIRRQAKDLRYILQAPKLKISQEEMVTIPLIGSSYDSYAVTWTDKNKEKEERSNRLTSNQVSSGRDYLGDFLVWRPPGDLVKNQAFWAALVVWVALVGAALYLQ